In the genome of Passer domesticus isolate bPasDom1 chromosome 2, bPasDom1.hap1, whole genome shotgun sequence, the window ACGCACACCACAAACTGCGCACCACTGCGGGCTGACACCACGGGCCTGCCCTACGGAAGGATGCCGGGCTGAGGGGAAGAATGAGAGAGTCCAGTTTAACTGATGTATATCTGCTGAAACTCAAAAGTACTAGCTCGGTCATAGAGCGAGGCATCTTCAGACACTGCTTATTGGACTGAAGTGGCCTTGTAATCCACATCTCTATTATTCCTGAATGCATCTCAAGGTATATTCATCTTCTTCCACAGATGTTCTGAAaccaaacttttaaaaataataaccaTTAAAACCATGTTATACCGTTCATAGTTCAGAAGCTGTTTCCATTTTCCAACAGAAAGTGCTGAACTTTACTGCTTCTAAAAGGTGGGTGACCAAGATGCCTTCCGCAGGAGCTTGATCAGAGCACCAAATGTGGTCCAAcatatcccagccctgctgctacTGCTACAGTTGTGCTGCATGTTAGTGGAAGGAGCTGGGGATCACTCAGTGAGGCATCTGCATGGGACAGTGTTTACCACAGCTCTCATAGTGACAGTACCTCAGCACTTAGATTCAATTTTCAGTTTGTTTAACAGAGAAGTGACTTTCTCCACTTCTAAATTACAGATGGTAAAGCTGAAGCTGAAAACCATACTGCGTGCTCTTACCATGGCAAAATTTTAGTGTACTAACTCAAAAGTGCAAGAAAAACACTCAGTTACCTGTAACTAAATCAGACATGACTATGCTGGCTGTTTATCCTCACATGGTTGTGGCTCGTTTTTTCCAACTAATGCCACATTCTTGACATTAAGTCTTTATGCAACTTAATTGCAAGGGAAAAGTAAACAGGATCTTGATAGAAAATCACTTCcctgaaaagcagcaggaaaaaaataaacgaAAACTACTTTCTATCCTATGAACAATGCGTTTGATTTCTGAACAGGCAATTGCATTGATAAATGGgctttcaattaaaaatatgacaaaatACTTTGggttgaatattttattttataataagCCTTACATTAGGTTCATTAAACATTTTGTGTATCACCCAAATAAGTTACATTCATTCTGAGCTTTCATGCAGTTTTAAAAATGTTAGAATttctcaaaaaataattttcaagtgAGCCGTAATAAAGTCTGCATAACCAAGCCAGAATTTTTTCACATCAAGTAAATATTCCAGTTTTCCCTCCTGCTTTGACACTACAGACAGCTTACAAAGGCCTCTTCAGATCTGCACTTATTAAATAGAAACTCACAGGAATTACTGAGACTTTCTGACCACCTTGACTAACAGCAGCAACGCTTCAAAGTACAAGCATGACCACTGAACTGCGCGGCAGGAGCGGTTCTGAGAATACTGAAATATCTTACGTTAAAACCTTGTTGCAAAGAGACAGACCACCACCAACAGGCATGCAGAACACCAACAAGAAAGAGGCAGAAAACCTCACATTCACAAGCTTTTATGGGGACACAGTGTTTATGCAGTCTTCTACTATTTCAAAAAGGTAGTGATAGATATCAGTCCTCCTTGCAATGTCAAGGGCAGTTTCATCCAAGTTGTTTTTCAAGTCTGGCTTCACGTAGCGATTCATCAGCAGGAGCTCAAGGGTTTCCCTGCTGTTTTTGTTCCCTGCAGCAATGTGCAGAGGTGTCAGCAGACCGTTTGTCTGCGCGTTGATGTCCgcaccctgctgcagcaggaacgCGGCCACTCTGGTGTTGTTCCACTTGCAGGCGCTGTGCAGGGGCGTCCAGCCGTCCACGGTCTGCGCGTGGACGTCGGCCCCTTGGGCCACCAACTCGTGTGCAACATCCAAGTGCCCGCTGTAGGCAGCTCGGTGGAGAGGAGTGTATTGGTCTTCATCGCGAGCGTTCACTGGAGCCAGCTTTTCCGTCAGGAGCCTCCTCACGGTACTCAGCTGTTTAAAGAAAACAGGGAACTTCACGTGATTCTACGAAACAAGATGCACGGCTTTGATGGTCCTGGAGTTTAATTTCTGTCAGTGCCAAAAGCACTTATAAAATCTCAGACACAGTCTCTCCACCCCAGGTAAAAGGCCTATTTGCCATGAAGAGCCTAGCATGCTTTCAGTTTATAGAAGTTAAAGAAAAGTGCTGTTACTTGAACTTTAAACTGGAATCAAAATTTATTCTAAAAGCCAATGGATCCAGAGATGCTTTAGTGTGTATGAGCTACAAAGGGGGATGGTTTACATACAGTGGCTAGCAAAAGCAGATCAAAACagctcagaaaaagaaagaaaagtataCGTAAATTTTTGTTTGTGGATGAGACTACAGATGTGCTCAAAAGAATATTCtgtaaattatatatatttacagaGCAAGTGCCTTACCCGATTGTTTTCAGCTGCCCAGAGTAGCAATTTCTCTGgatgtttttccattttcttttcttgcattTCGTACCATTCCTCCGTTCTTTCTtgctcatcatcatcatcatcagacTGTCCTGACCAACAGCTCTGAGTTCCTACAGGAATCAAATGCCTGTGCGTCTCCAGCAGTTCAAGTTGGTTAAAATGCTCTGTGAAGTCTTCAAACAGCTCGCtgtcatcatcatcttcatcagcTTGCTTGTCTTTATTCATTTTCAGTCAGCATCTGTGAGCAGCAGATGTACAACAGCATTTATGCCAACTGTGACTGTTATCGGTGCACTGTCAATAAAACTATCTGATGGATGATGCTGATGTCAACAAACAGCAAAACTCAAGGGAAAACTCAGTGATCCTCCGCTAACCCGGGCTTTACTTACCCAGCTCAGCCAGAACTCACAGCTAACATCCCCGCTAGAAAAGCACCGTGTTACCCCGACCCCCGAACGGCACCACCTTCACACTGCAGCGCAGCACTGTGCGGGGTTTGCTCCAAACGCTGCTCACTGCACTAACAAAGGGTCGGGAGAGCAGCCCGGGCTTTGGGGCAGTctctgcccggcccggccggcagCACCGGCCGCGCTCCGCCCCGCGGGGCCCACACCACCCCGGGCAGGCCCCACCGCCCCGCAAGACACCGACcgacccccgcccgccccgcgggtCCCCCatccgccccgcccggccccgctccggtaCCGGCGGTGCCAGCGGCTCCGGGCGGGGCGCGGCCCGGCGAGCGCTTCCGGGCCGCGGCCGCCGGACGTGACGGaacgggccgggccgggccgggctgggccgggccgggggcggtgCTCGGCCcgagcggcggcgggagcgggagATG includes:
- the ANKRD49 gene encoding ankyrin repeat domain-containing protein 49, with protein sequence MNKDKQADEDDDDSELFEDFTEHFNQLELLETHRHLIPVGTQSCWSGQSDDDDDEQERTEEWYEMQEKKMEKHPEKLLLWAAENNRLSTVRRLLTEKLAPVNARDEDQYTPLHRAAYSGHLDVAHELVAQGADVHAQTVDGWTPLHSACKWNNTRVAAFLLQQGADINAQTNGLLTPLHIAAGNKNSRETLELLLMNRYVKPDLKNNLDETALDIARRTDIYHYLFEIVEDCINTVSP